One Fibrobacter sp. UWB10 DNA segment encodes these proteins:
- a CDS encoding ATP-binding protein, with amino-acid sequence MARELSFVQSVERSISKTYRERLWTPFITAIKNYKLIEEGDKIAVCISGGKDSMLMAKLIQMLHRHSDVKFDVEYLVMDPGYNEINRQKIESNAKLLEIPITVFETNIFDVANNTERSPCYVCAKMRRGHLYHKAKDLGCNKIALGHHLSDVIETTVMAMFYGSQLQGMMPKLHSLNFGGMELIRPMYCINEQDIINWKNYNGLQFIQCACRFTESCTVCDNGGGGSKRQEIKALIKRLKRENPNIEKSIFNSLHSVCIETFPGYKAGGELHSFLDDYEERLPQKG; translated from the coding sequence ATGGCAAGAGAACTTTCATTTGTCCAAAGCGTAGAACGGAGCATTTCGAAAACATACCGCGAAAGGCTCTGGACGCCATTCATTACCGCCATCAAGAACTACAAGCTCATCGAAGAAGGCGACAAAATCGCCGTCTGCATCTCTGGCGGCAAGGATTCCATGCTCATGGCGAAGCTCATCCAGATGCTTCACCGCCACAGCGACGTGAAATTCGACGTGGAATACCTGGTGATGGACCCCGGTTACAACGAAATCAACCGCCAGAAAATCGAAAGCAACGCAAAGCTCCTGGAAATTCCCATCACCGTTTTCGAGACGAACATTTTCGATGTGGCAAACAACACCGAACGTTCCCCCTGCTACGTTTGCGCCAAGATGCGCCGCGGCCACCTCTACCACAAGGCAAAAGACCTAGGCTGCAACAAGATTGCGCTGGGTCACCACCTCTCCGACGTCATCGAGACCACCGTCATGGCGATGTTCTACGGCTCGCAACTGCAGGGCATGATGCCCAAACTCCACAGCCTGAATTTCGGCGGCATGGAACTCATCCGCCCCATGTATTGCATCAACGAGCAAGACATTATCAACTGGAAAAATTACAACGGGCTGCAGTTTATCCAGTGCGCCTGCCGCTTTACCGAAAGTTGCACCGTCTGTGACAACGGCGGTGGCGGTAGCAAGCGCCAAGAAATCAAGGCGCTCATCAAGCGCCTCAAGCGCGAAAACCCGAACATCGAAAAGAGCATCTTCAACAGCCTGCACTCCGTCTGCATCGAGACGTTCCCCGGCTACAAGGCCGGCGGCGAACTGCATTCGTTCCTGGACGATTACGAGGAACGCTTACCGCAGAAAGGGTAA
- a CDS encoding cysteine desulfurase family protein codes for MSYFDYTANTPACEEALQRFCEVERRFIGNANSNHEAGHAAKAFLAQVTDSIAKLLGVNPDEIIYTSGASESNNTAIRGIVQAKRHVGKHIVTNPLEHSSVSATLTALQEAGYEIEMAKIGTDGKIDLEDLKSLLRKDTVLVTVNAVDSELGTVQPLEAISKIVREFPSCSLHVDATQAIGKTPINLNLADTASIGAHKFYGLSGSGLLYKKSGIAMEPLIYGGASTTIYRSGTPTLALDASLETALSLAVEHFEERFARVKELRKILQEKLCGYTKVRINSPADAVPHILNLSVAGVRGNIFQKVLSDKGIYVSVKSACSVDALPSRAVFAVCRDRKNALNSWRISLSHLTTEKEIDEFMAAFDSCYKELCK; via the coding sequence ATGTCCTACTTCGACTACACGGCAAATACCCCGGCATGCGAAGAAGCCTTGCAACGATTCTGCGAAGTTGAACGCAGGTTTATCGGCAACGCCAATTCGAATCACGAAGCAGGGCATGCAGCAAAAGCATTTCTCGCCCAGGTGACCGATTCCATCGCGAAACTTTTGGGCGTAAACCCCGACGAAATCATTTACACCTCGGGCGCCAGCGAAAGCAACAATACCGCCATCCGCGGCATCGTCCAGGCCAAGCGCCATGTGGGCAAGCACATCGTCACGAACCCGCTGGAACATTCTTCGGTAAGCGCAACGCTCACGGCCCTGCAAGAAGCGGGCTACGAAATCGAGATGGCAAAAATCGGCACCGACGGGAAAATCGACCTGGAAGACTTGAAGAGCCTGCTCCGCAAAGATACGGTGCTTGTGACGGTAAACGCGGTCGATAGCGAACTCGGGACGGTACAACCGCTGGAAGCCATCAGCAAAATTGTCCGCGAGTTCCCGAGCTGCAGCCTTCACGTGGATGCAACGCAAGCCATCGGCAAAACGCCTATAAACCTGAATTTGGCAGACACGGCAAGCATCGGCGCGCACAAGTTCTATGGGCTTTCGGGCAGCGGGCTTTTGTACAAGAAAAGCGGAATCGCCATGGAACCGCTCATTTACGGCGGAGCAAGCACCACCATTTACCGCAGCGGCACCCCGACACTCGCGTTGGACGCATCCCTCGAAACGGCACTGTCGCTTGCCGTGGAGCATTTCGAAGAACGATTTGCCCGAGTCAAGGAGCTGCGAAAGATTTTGCAAGAAAAACTCTGCGGCTATACGAAAGTCCGCATCAATTCCCCCGCAGACGCTGTTCCGCACATTTTAAACCTGAGTGTCGCGGGAGTCCGCGGGAACATTTTCCAGAAAGTTCTTTCCGACAAAGGAATTTACGTGTCGGTCAAATCCGCCTGCAGCGTAGATGCGCTCCCCTCCCGCGCCGTTTTTGCCGTCTGCCGCGACCGCAAAAATGCTTTGAACTCCTGGCGCATAAGCCTTTCGCACCTCACCACCGAAAAAGAAATCGACGAATTCATGGCCGCATTCGACAGCTGCTACAAGGAACTTTGCAAATAA
- a CDS encoding flavodoxin, with amino-acid sequence MEKIAVIYWSGTGNTEMMAKYVAEGAKAAGAEADVFSVSDFSQNQLAEYARYALGCPAMGAEELEDSEFQPFYEAVKPALNGKKVALFGSYGWGGGEWMNPWKADAEAAGLVLVADPLAIENAPDDAGKTACQELGKTLATA; translated from the coding sequence ATGGAAAAAATTGCAGTAATCTACTGGAGCGGAACAGGAAACACCGAAATGATGGCAAAATACGTTGCCGAAGGTGCCAAAGCAGCAGGTGCCGAAGCCGACGTGTTCAGCGTTTCGGATTTTTCTCAGAATCAGCTGGCTGAATATGCCCGCTATGCTTTGGGTTGCCCCGCCATGGGCGCCGAGGAACTCGAAGATTCCGAATTCCAGCCCTTCTACGAAGCCGTCAAGCCAGCACTTAACGGCAAGAAAGTTGCCCTGTTCGGCTCTTACGGCTGGGGTGGCGGCGAATGGATGAATCCGTGGAAGGCCGACGCTGAAGCCGCTGGGCTCGTGCTTGTGGCAGATCCCCTCGCCATCGAGAACGCCCCCGATGACGCCGGCAAGACAGCTTGCCAGGAACTCGGCAAGACTCTCGCCACCGCCTAA
- a CDS encoding DUF3793 family protein encodes MNRLLDHRLVRQCAPTLAGLKVGSLFCMESSPSETLCKQLAHWNKELNPRGVCVRVIAERCGRSFIYVYREDALQKLIAEPEIRHFLAAYGYTDFSTDCALAYMTARIRKCHCFPHEVGLFLGYPLEDVKGFIINGGRNSKYTGYWKVYGDVTECEKRFACFRKCFNVFNKLFEKGYSLPMLTVRNAA; translated from the coding sequence ATGAACCGTCTTTTAGATCACCGTCTCGTTCGCCAATGCGCACCAACACTCGCTGGGCTCAAGGTCGGAAGCCTATTCTGCATGGAATCTTCACCCAGCGAAACGCTGTGCAAACAACTCGCCCACTGGAACAAGGAACTCAACCCTCGCGGCGTGTGCGTGCGCGTTATCGCAGAACGCTGCGGTCGCAGTTTTATCTACGTCTATCGCGAAGACGCCCTGCAAAAGCTTATTGCCGAGCCGGAAATCCGCCATTTTCTCGCCGCCTACGGCTACACAGACTTTAGCACCGACTGTGCACTCGCATACATGACGGCGCGCATCCGCAAATGCCACTGTTTTCCGCACGAAGTCGGACTTTTCTTGGGCTACCCCCTCGAAGACGTGAAAGGGTTCATTATCAACGGCGGCAGGAATAGCAAATATACGGGCTACTGGAAAGTTTACGGCGATGTAACCGAATGCGAAAAACGGTTCGCCTGCTTTCGCAAATGCTTCAACGTGTTCAACAAACTATTTGAAAAAGGCTACTCGCTGCCGATGCTGACCGTCCGAAACGCAGCGTAG
- a CDS encoding ABC transporter ATP-binding protein — MYKWVQNTFALSEEGSRTFVRGVVWTFLHFVSLMFPMMMLFYFLMEQMGIGEFAGKTPHGTLFYVGIAAVLFIVMLVIYRFSYSATYSSVYDESMRRRVSIAEKLRKLPLSFFGKKNLSDLTSTIMDDCNALEMIFSHAVPELFAAIGSVTIIGIMLFCYNWKMSIALFWVVPAAALLIALSKKIQDRWFENSYNARRVIMEDIQESLENVQEIRSYSGEAAYLDHFDKDCIKYEKTQMDSDVKVGSFLNSAQGILKMGLATVLITGARLWTKGEIDVFTYLVFIVCAATVYNPVFLVFNNLVELFFVNVRLRRFREMDQMPIQHGDTEFTPANYDIEFKDVDFNYNENKQVLKKVSFTAKQGEITALVGPSGSGKTTAAKIAARFWDIQGGTVTLGGQDISKIDPETLLKNFSIVFQDVVLFNTSIKDNIRIGKRGATDEEILKVAKLAGCDDFVQKMPQGYDTVIGENGDTLSGGERQRISIARALLKDAPIILLDEATASLDVENESKIQRGISQLVKGKTVIIIAHRMRTIANANKVVVLQDGHIAETGSPAELKAKGGLFSKMLELQMNKN, encoded by the coding sequence ATGTATAAGTGGGTTCAGAATACTTTTGCTCTTTCGGAAGAAGGCTCGCGCACGTTTGTCCGTGGCGTCGTCTGGACATTCCTGCACTTTGTTTCGCTAATGTTCCCGATGATGATGCTCTTTTATTTTTTGATGGAGCAGATGGGCATTGGTGAATTTGCAGGCAAAACTCCGCACGGGACCTTGTTCTATGTGGGAATTGCTGCAGTCCTGTTTATCGTGATGCTTGTCATTTACAGGTTCTCGTACAGCGCGACTTACAGTAGCGTGTACGACGAAAGCATGCGCCGCCGCGTCTCGATTGCCGAAAAACTCCGCAAGTTGCCGCTCTCCTTCTTTGGCAAGAAGAACCTTTCGGATTTGACGTCGACCATCATGGACGACTGCAATGCGCTCGAAATGATTTTCTCGCATGCGGTGCCGGAACTTTTCGCCGCCATCGGAAGCGTCACCATAATTGGCATCATGCTGTTCTGCTACAACTGGAAAATGTCTATCGCGCTTTTCTGGGTGGTACCCGCAGCGGCATTGCTCATTGCGCTTTCCAAGAAAATTCAGGACCGCTGGTTCGAAAATTCATATAACGCCCGCCGCGTGATTATGGAAGATATCCAGGAAAGTCTCGAAAACGTGCAGGAAATCCGTTCCTACTCGGGCGAAGCCGCCTACCTCGACCATTTCGACAAGGACTGCATCAAATACGAAAAAACGCAGATGGATTCCGACGTGAAGGTGGGTTCGTTCCTGAATTCGGCGCAGGGCATTCTCAAGATGGGTCTTGCCACGGTGCTGATTACAGGCGCAAGGCTTTGGACCAAGGGCGAAATCGACGTGTTTACCTACCTGGTGTTCATCGTATGCGCGGCGACTGTCTACAATCCGGTTTTCCTCGTATTCAATAACCTCGTCGAACTGTTCTTCGTGAACGTGCGCCTGCGCCGTTTCCGCGAAATGGATCAGATGCCCATACAGCATGGCGACACGGAATTCACTCCCGCCAACTATGACATCGAATTCAAGGATGTCGATTTTAACTACAACGAAAACAAGCAAGTTCTGAAAAAAGTTTCGTTCACCGCAAAGCAGGGCGAAATCACCGCACTTGTGGGGCCGAGCGGTAGCGGAAAGACAACCGCCGCCAAAATTGCCGCACGATTCTGGGACATTCAAGGCGGAACGGTAACGCTCGGCGGCCAAGATATCAGCAAGATTGACCCCGAAACGCTCCTCAAGAACTTCTCCATCGTCTTCCAAGACGTGGTGCTGTTCAACACGAGCATCAAGGACAATATCCGCATCGGTAAGCGCGGAGCAACCGACGAAGAAATCCTGAAAGTCGCAAAACTTGCCGGCTGCGACGATTTCGTGCAGAAAATGCCGCAGGGTTACGATACCGTCATCGGCGAAAATGGCGACACGCTCTCGGGCGGCGAACGCCAGCGCATTTCCATTGCGCGCGCCCTGTTGAAAGACGCTCCGATCATCTTGCTCGACGAAGCAACCGCAAGCCTCGACGTAGAAAACGAATCCAAGATCCAGCGCGGTATTTCGCAGTTGGTAAAGGGCAAGACCGTCATCATCATCGCACACCGCATGCGTACCATCGCAAACGCCAACAAGGTCGTGGTGCTGCAAGACGGTCACATTGCCGAAACAGGCTCCCCCGCCGAACTCAAGGCGAAAGGCGGCCTCTTCAGCAAGATGCTTGAATTGCAAATGAACAAAAATTAA
- a CDS encoding ABC transporter ATP-binding protein, producing MKKTFSKLYAYMGSRKPLFPLALILSALSAIAGLVPFLLMWLIVREVISGGDMTNIKIFDYSIGAVLASVTSVLLYFAALACSHMVAFRLEGDLRRFAMKKLMSAPLGFFDKNPTGKLRKIIDDNAAITHTFVAHEMPDISGTILIPIVALVMMFVFDWRLGLASLVPIAYALFILGTLGRRGTKFMERYMQALEEMNSEAVEYVRGIPVVKVFQQTIFSFKSFYNSIVTYHKMVTAYSNNWKVPYCIYTILVNGFVLFLVPTAALIIGNDGDVKLTIVNMMIYVLVTPLFSQCVMRSMYLSNATNQAGIAVDRINDIARTKDLEVCENPVPMQKFDVEFQNVNFTYPDTDKQVLSDISLTVPAGHTVALVGPSGGGKSTIAKLLPRFFDVDSGEITIGGIPVKQIDPKELMKNVSFVFQNTRLFKMSILDNVRYGMPDATLEQVNKALDLAQCREIIDKLPAGINTVIGSKGTYLSGGEQQRVVLARAILKNAPIVVLDEATAFADPENERLIQEALHKLAAGKTVLMIAHRLTSVVNADQIIVVEEGEIAERGTHSELLEKNGIYAKMWAEYQQSVTWTLDNSKDNEGGENV from the coding sequence ATGAAAAAGACATTCTCTAAACTCTACGCTTACATGGGTTCGCGAAAACCGCTGTTCCCCTTAGCATTGATTCTCTCGGCATTGAGCGCCATCGCGGGGCTCGTGCCGTTTTTACTGATGTGGCTCATTGTCCGCGAGGTGATCTCTGGCGGCGACATGACGAACATCAAGATTTTTGACTACTCCATCGGAGCGGTTCTCGCCTCGGTCACAAGCGTATTGCTCTACTTTGCGGCCCTCGCCTGCTCGCACATGGTAGCATTCAGGCTCGAAGGCGACCTGCGTCGATTCGCCATGAAAAAGTTGATGTCAGCTCCGCTTGGATTTTTCGACAAGAACCCGACGGGCAAACTCCGCAAGATTATCGACGACAATGCTGCAATTACGCACACCTTCGTCGCGCACGAAATGCCCGATATTTCGGGCACCATCCTGATTCCCATCGTGGCGCTTGTGATGATGTTCGTTTTCGATTGGCGACTCGGCCTTGCCTCTTTGGTGCCTATCGCCTACGCCTTGTTCATTTTGGGTACCCTTGGCCGCAGGGGAACCAAGTTCATGGAACGCTACATGCAGGCCCTTGAAGAGATGAACTCCGAAGCAGTGGAATACGTGCGCGGGATTCCCGTAGTCAAGGTTTTCCAGCAGACGATTTTTTCATTCAAGAGTTTCTACAACAGCATCGTGACTTACCACAAGATGGTCACAGCCTATTCCAACAACTGGAAGGTCCCTTACTGCATCTACACGATTCTCGTGAACGGATTCGTGTTGTTCCTGGTGCCGACGGCAGCGCTCATTATCGGTAACGACGGCGATGTAAAACTCACCATCGTGAACATGATGATTTACGTATTGGTTACGCCGCTATTCTCGCAGTGCGTGATGCGCAGCATGTACCTGAGCAATGCCACGAACCAGGCGGGAATCGCGGTTGACCGCATCAACGATATCGCCCGCACCAAAGATTTGGAGGTTTGCGAAAATCCGGTACCGATGCAAAAGTTCGATGTGGAATTCCAGAACGTGAACTTCACCTACCCCGATACCGACAAACAGGTATTGAGCGACATTTCGCTCACGGTACCGGCGGGCCACACGGTAGCACTTGTCGGGCCTTCGGGCGGCGGCAAGAGCACGATCGCAAAACTCCTACCGCGCTTCTTCGATGTCGATAGCGGCGAAATTACTATTGGCGGTATTCCCGTAAAGCAGATTGATCCGAAGGAACTGATGAAGAACGTTTCGTTCGTGTTCCAGAATACGCGCCTTTTCAAGATGAGCATTTTGGACAACGTTCGTTACGGCATGCCCGATGCGACTCTTGAGCAGGTAAACAAGGCGCTTGATCTTGCGCAGTGCCGCGAAATCATTGACAAGTTGCCTGCTGGCATTAATACCGTTATCGGAAGCAAGGGAACTTATCTTTCGGGTGGCGAGCAGCAGCGAGTGGTACTTGCGCGCGCCATTTTGAAGAACGCCCCCATCGTGGTGCTCGACGAGGCAACCGCCTTTGCTGACCCCGAAAACGAACGCCTGATTCAAGAAGCCTTGCACAAACTGGCCGCCGGCAAGACCGTGCTGATGATTGCCCACAGGCTTACAAGCGTGGTGAACGCCGACCAGATTATCGTTGTTGAAGAAGGCGAAATCGCTGAACGCGGAACGCACAGCGAATTACTTGAAAAGAACGGCATTTATGCCAAGATGTGGGCCGAATACCAGCAGTCCGTCACATGGACCCTCGACAATTCCAAGGATAATGAAGGAGGCGAAAATGTATAA
- a CDS encoding AraC family transcriptional regulator gives MLNINGIEWLHKVGCYHTTLERDPLLVLEFCRKGQISWAGGALPCNQLKAGEMLVYDAWTSGALTRSADYCGDRILFFEESIKYIREHFAGFLIDIKMLAQKMCRPGRPFIVHTKEEVASAFEKIDNKSKNLQAEYGRLAILELLLTLKNLDTQRESICRECNLSSMQIEKIYCIRSFICENMDSHFTIEELSNKFDMPPTAMKLCFKNVFGLPVFTYARRERMKLAAKQLRECDRGILEIAGEVGYNNGSKFAHAFQDVMGMTPKEYRKKYRMTNVA, from the coding sequence ATGTTGAATATTAACGGAATTGAATGGTTGCACAAAGTCGGGTGCTACCATACAACGCTTGAAAGGGATCCGCTCCTGGTTCTTGAATTTTGCCGAAAGGGGCAAATCAGCTGGGCCGGCGGAGCACTCCCCTGCAATCAGCTGAAGGCAGGAGAAATGCTGGTTTACGACGCGTGGACTTCGGGAGCGCTAACGCGTTCCGCCGATTACTGCGGCGACCGCATTTTGTTCTTTGAAGAATCGATAAAGTACATCCGCGAACATTTTGCAGGTTTTCTGATTGACATCAAGATGCTCGCACAGAAAATGTGCCGACCGGGCCGACCGTTTATCGTCCACACTAAAGAAGAAGTGGCCAGCGCCTTCGAAAAGATCGACAACAAGTCAAAGAATTTGCAGGCGGAATATGGCAGGCTCGCCATTTTGGAGCTTTTGCTCACCCTGAAAAACCTAGACACGCAGCGAGAATCCATTTGCCGCGAATGCAATTTATCTTCGATGCAAATTGAAAAAATCTACTGCATCCGTTCTTTTATCTGCGAAAACATGGACAGTCATTTCACCATCGAGGAACTTTCCAACAAGTTTGACATGCCGCCTACCGCAATGAAACTCTGCTTCAAGAACGTGTTCGGTTTGCCGGTATTCACTTACGCTCGCCGCGAGCGCATGAAACTGGCAGCCAAGCAACTTCGCGAGTGCGACCGTGGAATTCTCGAGATCGCAGGCGAAGTCGGTTACAATAACGGGAGCAAGTTCGCCCACGCCTTCCAGGATGTGATGGGCATGACCCCCAAGGAATACAGGAAAAAATACAGGATGACAAACGTCGCATAA